The Haloarcula laminariae sequence CCTCTGTTGGTTAATCCCTCTCTGCTCGAATGCTGCGCCAGATCGGATTACCTGAGCCAAGAATAGTATATCTGTATAGAGATAACTCAATGGGAAATACGGGGGACAAGACCAATACAGTTAGATGCGATACCGATAACTAGTGATGATGGAGTATGTCGACGAGACCGCGGCGAAGATCATAGTCGCGGCCCGGCCGGGCGACTCGATCCGGCGAATCGCCCAGAAGATCGACGGCTCCTACTCGTGGGTCTACGACTGGATCCAGCGGTTGGAGGACGCAGGCTTCATCCGACGTGAGGACGGCGTCTACATCGAGAATCACGCTGTCAGGGATCGCTACTACGATCTCCTCGCGGCCATCTCTCGCGCTGTTCCGCCCTCGATCAACGACGGCTACGTCATTCCGCACTTCGCGGGGATGCCGTTCGCGTACACGAAAATCGACGGCGTCTACGTCTGGACCCACGGCGGCTATCAGATCGCCCGCGGCCACGATGACTATCCGATCTTCATCAAAGTCGCCGGCCAGGACGTCGAACGGTGGACGGCGTTCTTCGACGAGTTCGGCATTCCGAGCCGGATCGAAGAGCGGCCGGATGCAACCGACTCCGACGCGGCCGTCTCGTACGTGTTGTTCCCGACGAGTGGGGAGATCACTCGCGAGTGGGTCGACGGCAATCCGGTCATTCCGTTGGATGAGGCAATCGAGCACATGTTGGAGTACCGGGTGAACTACGAGCCGGCGTTGGAGATGATCGCCGACGAGTACGACCGCGATATCGACGCGTCCCA is a genomic window containing:
- a CDS encoding helix-turn-helix domain-containing protein, coding for MEYVDETAAKIIVAARPGDSIRRIAQKIDGSYSWVYDWIQRLEDAGFIRREDGVYIENHAVRDRYYDLLAAISRAVPPSINDGYVIPHFAGMPFAYTKIDGVYVWTHGGYQIARGHDDYPIFIKVAGQDVERWTAFFDEFGIPSRIEERPDATDSDAAVSYVLFPTSGEITREWVDGNPVIPLDEAIEHMLEYRVNYEPALEMIADEYDRDIDASHEDPHHNIDCRWGIFRD